One genomic window of Pecten maximus chromosome 3, xPecMax1.1, whole genome shotgun sequence includes the following:
- the LOC117322998 gene encoding uncharacterized protein LOC117322998 isoform X1 has translation MTTVKYPGDTDEAHPEKFNIEAMPPQPKEKKPGQLSEDMIRQFFTEGFVVVEDFFKAEELEACKDAIKRLVDDLALKLYNAGKIKKLYKECGFYERLATIEKEFPGANIILHKLGAMPFEIQQLWSNERLLNVVEQLIGPDIIGHPVWNLRTKTPQNEATTVPWHQDVGYLDNSSYTVLQPTAWIPLLDTDENNGCMQMAGKGHKTGKIATHQCCHGGTWYVMLEEEEMKKKLDIDVDNDIQICPIPYRGMLLFNNLIPHRSLPNMSKQIRWSFDLRWQRPSEPVGFYGIKEGILMRSSKDPNMKIDWEEFNGLNRHIKAQEVISGEKIEEFDTTIQGPWMKKWEIVHVNHHVNAHRQQEGDPSKWTKA, from the exons atgacaacagtaAAATATCCAGGCGACACAGATGAGGCCCATCCTGAAAAGTTCAACATAGAGGCCATGCCGCCGCAACCCAAGGAGAAGAAGCCAGGACAATTGTCGGAGGACATGATCAGGCAGTTCTTTACCGAG GGCTTTGTAGTGGTGGAGGACTTTTTTAAGGCAGAAGAGCTCGAGGCCTGTAAGGATGCCATCAAACGGCTTGTTGATGATTTGGCTCTCAAGTTGTATAATGCTGGCAAAATCAAGA aACTGTACAAGGAGTGTGGATTTTATGAAAGACTGGCCACTATTGAAAAGGAGTTTCCTGGGGCTAACATTATCCTCCACAAACTGGGAGCCATGCCTTTT GAAATACAACAGCTGTGGTCTAATGAGAGACTCCTGAATGTAGTTGAGCAGCTAATCGGCCCTGACATCATTGGACATCCAGTGTGGAACCTCCGCACCAAGACACCTCAGAATGAGGCTACAACAGTACCATGGCATCAAG ATGTTGGCTACCTTGACAATAGCTCCTACACTGTACTCCAACCCACAGCCTGGATCCCGCTGCTGGACACGGACGAAAACAATGGATGTATGCAG ATGGCGGGAAAAGGCCACAAGACGGGTAAGATAGCCACACATCAGTGTTGTCATGGTGGCACCTGGTACGTGATGCTGGAGGAGGaggaaatgaagaaaaaattaG ACATAGATGTTGATAATGACATACAGATTTGCCCCATACCCTACAGAGGAATGCTTCTCTTCAACAACCTCATACCACATCGGAG CCTTCCAAACATGTCCAAACAGATAAGGTGGAGTTTTGATTTAAGATGGCAGAGACCTTCGGAACCTGTCGGATTTTATGGTATTAAAGAAGGAATACTGATGAGATCCTCGAAGGACCCAAACATGAAGATAGACTGGGAAGAGTTCAATGGTTTAAACAGACATATTAAAGCTCAAGAAGTCATCTCCGGAGAG aaaattgaGGAGTTTGACACCACCATACAGGGACCATGGATGAAAAAGTGGGAAATTGTACATGTCAATCATCATGTCAATGCACATCGACAACAGGAAGGTGACCCTTCTAAGTGGACAAAGGCATAG
- the LOC117322998 gene encoding uncharacterized protein LOC117322998 isoform X2 yields MTKGFVVVEDFFKAEELEACKDAIKRLVDDLALKLYNAGKIKKLYKECGFYERLATIEKEFPGANIILHKLGAMPFEIQQLWSNERLLNVVEQLIGPDIIGHPVWNLRTKTPQNEATTVPWHQDVGYLDNSSYTVLQPTAWIPLLDTDENNGCMQMAGKGHKTGKIATHQCCHGGTWYVMLEEEEMKKKLDIDVDNDIQICPIPYRGMLLFNNLIPHRSLPNMSKQIRWSFDLRWQRPSEPVGFYGIKEGILMRSSKDPNMKIDWEEFNGLNRHIKAQEVISGEKIEEFDTTIQGPWMKKWEIVHVNHHVNAHRQQEGDPSKWTKA; encoded by the exons ATGACCAAG GGCTTTGTAGTGGTGGAGGACTTTTTTAAGGCAGAAGAGCTCGAGGCCTGTAAGGATGCCATCAAACGGCTTGTTGATGATTTGGCTCTCAAGTTGTATAATGCTGGCAAAATCAAGA aACTGTACAAGGAGTGTGGATTTTATGAAAGACTGGCCACTATTGAAAAGGAGTTTCCTGGGGCTAACATTATCCTCCACAAACTGGGAGCCATGCCTTTT GAAATACAACAGCTGTGGTCTAATGAGAGACTCCTGAATGTAGTTGAGCAGCTAATCGGCCCTGACATCATTGGACATCCAGTGTGGAACCTCCGCACCAAGACACCTCAGAATGAGGCTACAACAGTACCATGGCATCAAG ATGTTGGCTACCTTGACAATAGCTCCTACACTGTACTCCAACCCACAGCCTGGATCCCGCTGCTGGACACGGACGAAAACAATGGATGTATGCAG ATGGCGGGAAAAGGCCACAAGACGGGTAAGATAGCCACACATCAGTGTTGTCATGGTGGCACCTGGTACGTGATGCTGGAGGAGGaggaaatgaagaaaaaattaG ACATAGATGTTGATAATGACATACAGATTTGCCCCATACCCTACAGAGGAATGCTTCTCTTCAACAACCTCATACCACATCGGAG CCTTCCAAACATGTCCAAACAGATAAGGTGGAGTTTTGATTTAAGATGGCAGAGACCTTCGGAACCTGTCGGATTTTATGGTATTAAAGAAGGAATACTGATGAGATCCTCGAAGGACCCAAACATGAAGATAGACTGGGAAGAGTTCAATGGTTTAAACAGACATATTAAAGCTCAAGAAGTCATCTCCGGAGAG aaaattgaGGAGTTTGACACCACCATACAGGGACCATGGATGAAAAAGTGGGAAATTGTACATGTCAATCATCATGTCAATGCACATCGACAACAGGAAGGTGACCCTTCTAAGTGGACAAAGGCATAG